One segment of Ureibacillus thermophilus DNA contains the following:
- a CDS encoding C40 family peptidase — MKKKWLLSIFASFMLVSGIGINAAEAATAEELTSTAKQYLGAPYKYGGTNIQTGIDCSGFTRYVFSQFGITLKRSSKEQYTQGTAVSKSDLQPGDLVFFNTSGSGISHVGIYLGDGQFISATTSDGVDIDDINDPYYWGSRYVGARRVAEFTTEQAEEVKEAAIDYSIYASRGEVATRLAQALNLDTSDTNSSFVDVKPEAKYAGAVTALQKLAVFTGDDNGKFNPGSPITRGQLAKVLVLAYGLELKGEAPTFADVPADHWAYEYVSILASNGIAFGKNDGTFGVDDYATLEHLDIFIERIQNLK; from the coding sequence GTGAAGAAGAAATGGTTATTGTCAATATTTGCATCATTTATGCTTGTATCAGGAATCGGAATAAATGCCGCAGAAGCAGCAACAGCAGAAGAATTAACAAGTACTGCCAAGCAATATTTAGGGGCTCCATATAAATATGGAGGAACAAATATTCAAACGGGAATCGACTGCTCTGGTTTTACAAGATATGTATTTTCTCAATTCGGCATTACGTTAAAACGTTCTTCCAAAGAACAATATACACAAGGCACAGCTGTGTCTAAAAGCGATTTGCAGCCTGGGGATTTAGTGTTCTTTAACACATCCGGCAGCGGCATTTCCCATGTAGGCATTTATTTAGGAGACGGCCAATTCATTTCCGCTACAACTTCTGATGGAGTGGATATTGATGATATCAACGACCCATACTATTGGGGTTCACGTTATGTTGGCGCAAGACGTGTGGCAGAATTTACAACAGAGCAAGCAGAAGAAGTAAAAGAAGCGGCAATTGACTATAGCATCTATGCATCACGCGGTGAAGTGGCAACTCGATTGGCTCAAGCTCTTAATTTAGATACAAGCGATACAAACTCTTCTTTTGTGGATGTGAAGCCTGAAGCAAAATATGCTGGAGCGGTAACAGCATTACAAAAATTAGCAGTCTTTACAGGTGACGATAACGGTAAATTCAATCCAGGTTCACCAATCACACGCGGTCAATTGGCAAAAGTATTAGTATTAGCTTATGGCTTGGAATTAAAAGGAGAAGCACCGACATTTGCGGACGTACCAGCAGATCATTGGGCATATGAATATGTAAGCATTTTGGCTTCTAACGGCATCGCATTTGGAAAAAATGACGGAACATTTGGTGTAGATGACTACGCAACATTAGAACACTTGGACATTTTTATCGAACGCATTCAAAATTTAAAATAA
- a CDS encoding S-layer homology domain-containing protein, translated as MKFIKKWGISFIIGIAAICISPPAKAAENPFVDVSPKDAHYQAIVELFDKGIVEGTSSKTFESYKAVTRKEAALFIVNALQFDTFDGEDPGFKDVPKSSKYYGAIAVLSQKKIISGYPDGTFKPNHPLTRSQIAKMLSLAFELDISKNTTTPFEDVNTIQDIPTRQYIQTLVDYKITTGTTPTTFSPYQSLTRGQLATFLKRAIDAVDAANFEFIGVE; from the coding sequence ATGAAATTTATAAAAAAATGGGGGATTTCCTTCATTATAGGAATTGCGGCAATTTGTATTTCTCCCCCAGCAAAAGCAGCAGAAAATCCATTTGTTGATGTTTCGCCAAAGGATGCACATTATCAAGCCATTGTAGAACTTTTCGACAAAGGCATTGTGGAGGGGACAAGCAGCAAAACCTTTGAATCTTATAAAGCTGTCACACGCAAAGAAGCTGCTTTATTCATTGTTAATGCCCTTCAATTCGATACGTTCGATGGAGAAGACCCTGGGTTTAAAGATGTTCCAAAATCAAGCAAATATTATGGAGCGATTGCGGTCCTTAGCCAAAAAAAGATCATCAGCGGCTATCCGGACGGCACATTTAAACCGAATCATCCGTTGACACGTTCGCAAATCGCAAAAATGCTTTCGTTGGCTTTTGAATTGGACATCTCAAAAAATACAACGACTCCTTTTGAAGATGTCAATACAATTCAAGATATTCCGACGAGACAATATATTCAAACCCTTGTGGATTATAAAATTACGACAGGTACGACTCCAACGACCTTTAGTCCATATCAGTCCTTGACGCGCGGCCAATTGGCGACATTCCTAAAAAGAGCCATTGATGCAGTAGACGCAGCAAACTTCGAATTTATTGGGGTTGAATAG
- a CDS encoding S-layer homology domain-containing protein, giving the protein MKQMIRIATFIVFVYGIFLHIDAAALGASKSSYKDVSSNFWAAASIMALTEKGYISGYEDGTFKPNQNATRAEAASLLARSMKVPLESDFQFKAKDVAPNHPYYKEIRKLAELGIVQNSEHFRPEEPLTRAQIAKMIALTYGVKVDSVNKTSFQDYPKDFWAKDYIESLADIGIIKGTSPTTFSPNTFVTRAQLATFVDRGMDFQNKVRTYQLAYDYLSKHYISTVNTAVSWTNEVVQLVNEERKKAGVPALNQDFALNQLAIIKAQDMIQRNYFDHYSPYYGHPWDMAILFDYEFTRFGENIGRNFKQPKDVVDAWMASEEHRENMLKETYTNIGVGIKADSHGNYYWVQLFSSK; this is encoded by the coding sequence ATGAAACAAATGATCAGAATCGCCACTTTCATTGTCTTTGTATATGGAATTTTTTTACACATCGATGCGGCTGCTTTAGGAGCATCAAAATCTTCATATAAAGATGTCAGCAGCAATTTTTGGGCTGCGGCATCCATTATGGCACTGACGGAAAAAGGGTATATCAGCGGCTATGAGGATGGCACCTTTAAGCCGAATCAAAATGCCACACGTGCTGAAGCAGCGAGCCTATTAGCGAGATCCATGAAAGTGCCGCTTGAATCAGATTTCCAATTTAAAGCCAAAGATGTTGCCCCAAACCACCCATATTATAAAGAAATCCGAAAATTGGCAGAGTTGGGCATTGTTCAAAATAGCGAACATTTTCGCCCAGAAGAACCGCTGACAAGGGCGCAAATTGCTAAAATGATTGCCCTTACTTACGGCGTAAAAGTAGATTCGGTTAATAAAACTTCCTTCCAAGATTATCCGAAAGATTTTTGGGCAAAGGATTATATTGAATCGTTGGCGGATATAGGGATTATTAAAGGAACATCCCCAACGACATTTTCCCCCAATACCTTTGTAACGAGAGCCCAATTGGCCACTTTCGTTGACCGGGGCATGGATTTTCAAAATAAAGTCAGAACATATCAATTAGCTTATGATTATTTATCGAAACATTATATTTCCACCGTGAACACGGCAGTCAGCTGGACAAATGAAGTGGTTCAATTAGTGAATGAAGAGCGGAAAAAAGCAGGGGTTCCAGCCCTTAACCAAGATTTTGCCCTTAATCAATTGGCGATTATTAAAGCCCAGGATATGATACAGCGGAATTACTTTGACCACTACTCTCCATACTACGGGCATCCTTGGGATATGGCTATCCTTTTTGACTACGAATTTACAAGATTTGGAGAAAACATTGGACGCAACTTCAAGCAGCCGAAAGATGTAGTAGACGCATGGATGGCATCAGAGGAGCACAGGGAAAATATGTTGAAGGAAACCTATACTAACATTGGCGTTGGCATTAAAGCTGATTCCCACGGAAATTATTATTGGGTGCAGCTATTTTCTAGCAAGTAA
- a CDS encoding N-acetylmuramoyl-L-alanine amidase, whose protein sequence is MERKSFFIMAFVLCISFILNLHTANAKVQFVDVPSTHEAYEEIQYLIDLGAIKGYETENGTYYKPYNSVTRGQAAKMVVVSAGLQPLSVTRSNFTDVEAGTELSGYVERAYKEGFISAYRTGQFSPNAALTRQEMAKALALAFNLDVEKYAKLSIPFKDVPQDHPYYKYIAAIYYNGITQGSTSGNNRVFMPQSNVTRAQFAMFIARAREDKFRLELPVQGVQAPNINDAIGTVMATVNNLNVRSSQDATSNDNKIGQINKGDTLPLFEVQSGWFKVMYKDQFAYISSDYAQVVDDSGQPLGNVVKKVNANERVNVYKSSNKNSKVIGYFNGGEEIPVYKTVGSYYLTAKNGIPGYVQISLTKEKTAENPNQTVPKEPGKVETPPATSASTIGRVTTNALNIREKADASSNSLGTLNKGDVVTVHSITGNWANITTSDGKKGYVHKTYLKLINQSGSPVKDRIIVIDAGHGGKDPGASSNGAVEKEITLKVATVVKNKLEAAGAKVIMTRTGDTYPTLEDRVNIALNHHAEVFVSIHVNSASSTSAKGTETYYSVQGNVNVEEDEVLAKAINNQIVRNAGMHDRGVKKQDYYVIRNMLLPSVLVELGFITNPDDRAKLTNSEYIEIFGDSIYKGIVEYYQK, encoded by the coding sequence GTGGAAAGAAAAAGTTTTTTCATCATGGCTTTTGTATTGTGCATCTCTTTCATATTGAACTTACATACGGCAAATGCAAAAGTACAATTTGTGGATGTGCCGTCAACCCATGAGGCATATGAGGAAATTCAATATTTAATTGATTTGGGAGCTATTAAAGGATACGAAACGGAAAACGGCACTTACTACAAACCATATAATTCTGTAACACGGGGACAAGCAGCTAAAATGGTGGTCGTTTCTGCAGGGCTGCAACCATTGAGTGTTACAAGATCCAATTTTACTGATGTTGAAGCGGGTACAGAGCTTTCAGGTTATGTGGAAAGAGCTTATAAGGAAGGCTTTATCAGTGCTTATCGTACGGGACAATTTTCGCCTAATGCGGCTTTAACTCGCCAGGAAATGGCTAAGGCTTTAGCGCTTGCTTTTAATTTAGATGTTGAAAAGTATGCAAAATTATCCATTCCATTCAAAGATGTGCCGCAAGACCATCCATATTACAAATACATTGCAGCGATTTACTATAACGGAATCACTCAAGGCAGCACTTCAGGAAACAATCGAGTATTTATGCCGCAATCAAATGTAACGCGGGCACAATTTGCCATGTTCATTGCTCGTGCAAGAGAAGACAAATTCCGTTTAGAATTGCCAGTGCAAGGTGTGCAAGCGCCGAATATTAATGATGCAATTGGAACGGTAATGGCGACTGTGAATAATTTAAATGTCCGCAGTTCCCAAGATGCTACATCTAATGACAATAAAATTGGACAAATCAATAAAGGCGATACGCTTCCTTTATTTGAAGTTCAATCTGGTTGGTTTAAGGTGATGTACAAAGATCAATTTGCATATATTTCCAGCGACTATGCGCAAGTGGTGGATGATTCCGGACAACCCCTTGGCAATGTGGTGAAAAAAGTAAATGCGAACGAAAGAGTTAATGTTTATAAATCTAGCAATAAAAATTCTAAAGTGATTGGCTACTTCAACGGTGGGGAAGAAATCCCTGTGTATAAAACTGTTGGAAGTTATTATTTAACAGCGAAAAATGGCATTCCTGGATACGTGCAAATATCACTGACAAAAGAAAAAACAGCTGAAAATCCAAATCAAACTGTGCCAAAAGAGCCAGGAAAAGTGGAAACGCCGCCTGCTACTTCTGCAAGTACAATTGGTCGTGTCACAACCAATGCTTTAAATATCCGTGAAAAAGCGGATGCTTCATCTAACTCCCTTGGAACATTGAATAAGGGAGATGTGGTAACAGTTCATTCCATTACGGGAAACTGGGCTAATATCACGACATCCGATGGGAAAAAAGGATATGTGCATAAAACATATTTGAAGCTGATTAATCAAAGCGGCAGCCCAGTTAAAGATCGGATTATCGTGATTGATGCAGGCCACGGCGGCAAAGACCCTGGTGCTTCCAGCAACGGTGCTGTGGAAAAAGAAATTACTTTGAAAGTGGCAACCGTTGTAAAAAATAAATTGGAAGCTGCTGGAGCAAAAGTCATTATGACAAGAACAGGCGATACATACCCAACACTTGAGGATCGGGTAAACATCGCATTGAATCACCATGCAGAAGTGTTTGTAAGCATCCATGTCAACTCCGCTTCCAGCACAAGTGCAAAAGGTACAGAAACGTACTATAGTGTACAAGGCAATGTGAATGTGGAAGAAGATGAAGTGTTGGCGAAAGCCATCAATAATCAAATTGTAAGAAATGCGGGTATGCACGACCGTGGTGTGAAAAAACAAGATTATTATGTCATCCGCAATATGCTGTTACCATCTGTATTGGTGGAATTAGGGTTTATAACAAACCCAGATGATCGTGCAAAATTAACAAACAGCGAATATATCGAAATCTTTGGAGATTCTATTTACAAAGGAATTGTCGAATATTATCAAAAATAA